Proteins co-encoded in one Populus trichocarpa isolate Nisqually-1 chromosome 10, P.trichocarpa_v4.1, whole genome shotgun sequence genomic window:
- the LOC7468474 gene encoding katanin p80 WD40 repeat-containing subunit B1 homolog KTN80.3 isoform X1 → MTTKRAYKLQEFVAHSSSVNCLKIGRKSSRVLVTGGEDHKVNLWAIGKPNAILSLSGHTSGIDSVSFDSSEVLVAAGAASGTVKLWDLEEAKIVRTLTGHRSNCISVDFHPFGEFFASGSLDTNLKIWDIRKKGCIHTYKGHTRGVNAIRFTPDGRWVVSGGEDNTVKLWDLTAGKLLHDFKCHEGQIQCIDFHPHEFLLATGSADRTVKFWDLETFELIGSAGPETTGVRCLTFNSDGRTLLCGLHESLKVFSWEPIGCPDSVDVGWSKLSDLNVHEGKLLGCSYNQSCVGVWVVDLVKETKSLERLSDFQNSDHGKEFSKESKVLPTTGSAPGTPQRASLNTGLKATITGPITVPSTAAPKRSSMKVYSAVNVPVLNKADVIPVIVPRTNSRSEQVAGSRKEIDIAARTMPFSLHLKTTDFRKFSNSREDMDQPTTSIQPAETTGCKATELISVTDRNISPAVKGSIHGLTTAEQSFGSGNYKSDSTLEPPTSYQKENCETRGHKINRDAPSIESQKGGRMRSLMINWEKRGSSPSYEGPTSGISAGTSSVVNVLPLNMLKFKQRGRAPSIEKEMVSASDEDVIADLMEQHDQFVSSMQSRSAKLQVVHRYWERNDVKGAIGAMEKMADHAVLADVISIVADKIDTVTLDICTCLLPLLTNLLESDMDRHSSISLDMLLKLVRTFGSMIYSTLSASTSVGVDIEAEQRLERCNICFVELEKVKRCLLTLTRKGGSVAKYAQELNLALQEVS, encoded by the exons ATGACTACTAAACGCGCCTACAAACTCC AGGAATTTGTGGCTCATTCTTCGAGTGTCAATTGCCTCAAGATTGGCAGGAAATCATCCAGGGTTCTTGTGACTGGAGGAGAAGATCACAAGGTTAATCTCTGGGCTATTGGTAAGCCCAATGCTATACTG AGTTTGTCCGGACATACAAGCGGGATTGATTCAGTAAGCTTTGATTCTTCAGAAGTCCTAGTAGCTGCTGGAGCTGCAAGCGGTACGGTCAAGCTTTGGGATTTAGAGGAGGCAAAAA TTGTTCGCACACTCACTGGTCACAGATCCAATTGCATATCTGTTGACTTTCACCCTTTTGGAGAGTTCTTTGCATCTGGTTCCCTGGACACAAATCTTAAGATATGGGATATTAGAAAGAAGGGCTGTATTCACACATACAAGGGCCACACTCGAGGGGTCAATGCAATCAGATTTACCCCAGATGGTCGCTGGGTTGTATCCGGTGGAGAGGACAATACTGTTAAG CTGTGGGATTTGACTGCTGGAAAGCTATTGCACGATTTCAAGTGCCATGAGGGTCAGATTCAGTGCATAGATTTTCATCCCCACGAGTTTCTTCTTGCAACAG GTTCTGCTGACAGGACAGTAAAATTTTGGGATCTTGAAACCTTTGAGCTAATAGGTTCTGCTGGGCCAGAG ACAACTGGAGTGCGTTGTTTGACCTTTAATTCTGATGGGAGGACTCTACTCTGTGGATTGCATGAAAGTTTAAAA GTTTTCTCCTGGGAACCAATAGGATGCCCTGATTCTGTGGATGTGGGATGGTCCAAGTTGTCAGATCTCAATGTTCATGAAGGAAAGCTTCTTGGCTGCTCATACAATCAGAGTTGTGTAGGAGTGTGGGTTGTAGATTTAGTAAAGGAAACAAAATCTCTTGAAAGGTTGTCAGATTTTCAAAATTCAGATCACGGGaaggagttttctaaagaatcaAAGGTTTTGCCGA CGACGGGAAGTGCACCTGGTACTCCTCAAAGAGCGAGCTTAAACACTGGGTTGAAGGCAACCATTACCGGTCCAATAACAGTTCCTAGCACAGCAGCCCCAAAGAGGAGTTCTATGAAGGTCTATTCAGCTGTTAATGTTCCAGTCTTGAACAAGGCAGATGTAATTCCTGTAATTGTCCCCAGAACCAACTCAAGATCAGAGCAAGTTGCTGGCTccagaaaagaaattgatattGCCGCAAGGACAATGCCATTTTCTTTGCATTTGAAGACAACTGATTTCCGGAAATTTTCAAATAGCAGAGAGGACATGGACCAGCCAACTACCTCTATCCAGCCTGCTGAGACCACAGGTTGCAAGGCAACAGAACTGATCAGTGTCACTGATAGGAATATTTCTCCTGCAGTTAAAGGTTCGATTCATGGACTAACAACTGCTGAACAATCTTTTGGATCTGGAAACTATAAATCAGATTCAACATTGGAGCCACCCACTAGTTATCAGAAAGAAAACT GTGAGACTCGAGGACATAAAATAAACAGAGATGCACCCTCCATTGAAAGCCAGAAAGGAG GAAGAATGCGTTCACTTATGATAAACTGGGAGAAAAGGGGAAGCTCTCCTAGCTATGAGGGACCTACTTCTGGCATTTCTGCCGGGACATCATCTGTGGTGAATGTGCTCCCTCTTAATATG TTGAAGTTTAAACAGAGAGGACGTGCCCCATCCATCGAAAAGGAAATGGTTTCTGCTAGTGACGAGGATGTTATTGCAGACTTAATGGAACAGCATGATCAATTTGTCAGCTCTATGCAGTCTCGTTCTGCCAAGTTACAG GTTGTCCATAGATATTGGGAGAGAAATGATGTAAAGGGGGCCATTGGTGCAATGGAGAAGATGGCTGACCACGCC GTCCTTGCTGATGTAATCAGTATTGTGGCAGATAAAATTGACACTGTCACATTGGATATATGCACATGTCTCCTGCCTCTTCTTACTAACCTGCTTGAAAGTGACATGGATAG GCACTCAAGCATTTCACTGGACATGCTGCTGAAGCTGGTCAGGACATTTGGTTCAATGATCTATTCGACTCTATCAGCATCAACATCTGTTGGTGTGGATATTGAAGCAGAGCAAAG GTTGGAACGTTGCAATATCTGCTTTGTAGAGCTTGAGAAAGTCAAGCGTTGCCTGCTTACCCTTACAAG GAAAGGTGGTTCAGTTGCGAAGTACGCCCAGGAGCTAAATCTAGCTCTTCAAGAAGTATCATGA
- the LOC7468474 gene encoding katanin p80 WD40 repeat-containing subunit B1 homolog KTN80.4 isoform X2 produces the protein MTTKRAYKLQEFVAHSSSVNCLKIGRKSSRVLVTGGEDHKVNLWAIGKPNAILSLSGHTSGIDSVSFDSSEVLVAAGAASGTVKLWDLEEAKIVRTLTGHRSNCISVDFHPFGEFFASGSLDTNLKIWDIRKKGCIHTYKGHTRGVNAIRFTPDGRWVVSGGEDNTVKLWDLTAGKLLHDFKCHEGQIQCIDFHPHEFLLATGSADRTVKFWDLETFELIGSAGPETTGVRCLTFNSDGRTLLCGLHESLKVFSWEPIGCPDSVDVGWSKLSDLNVHEGKLLGCSYNQSCVGVWVVDLVKETKSLERLSDFQNSDHGKEFSKESKVLPTTGSAPGTPQRASLNTGLKATITGPITVPSTAAPKRSSMKVYSAVNVPVLNKADVIPVIVPRTNSRSEQVAGSRKEIDIAARTMPFSLHLKTTDFRKFSNSREDMDQPTTSIQPAETTGCKATELISVTDRNISPAVKGSIHGLTTAEQSFGSGNYKSDSTLEPPTSYQKENCETRGHKINRDAPSIESQKGGRMRSLMINWEKRGSSPSYEGPTSGISAGTSSVVNVLPLNMFKQRGRAPSIEKEMVSASDEDVIADLMEQHDQFVSSMQSRSAKLQVVHRYWERNDVKGAIGAMEKMADHAVLADVISIVADKIDTVTLDICTCLLPLLTNLLESDMDRHSSISLDMLLKLVRTFGSMIYSTLSASTSVGVDIEAEQRLERCNICFVELEKVKRCLLTLTRKGGSVAKYAQELNLALQEVS, from the exons ATGACTACTAAACGCGCCTACAAACTCC AGGAATTTGTGGCTCATTCTTCGAGTGTCAATTGCCTCAAGATTGGCAGGAAATCATCCAGGGTTCTTGTGACTGGAGGAGAAGATCACAAGGTTAATCTCTGGGCTATTGGTAAGCCCAATGCTATACTG AGTTTGTCCGGACATACAAGCGGGATTGATTCAGTAAGCTTTGATTCTTCAGAAGTCCTAGTAGCTGCTGGAGCTGCAAGCGGTACGGTCAAGCTTTGGGATTTAGAGGAGGCAAAAA TTGTTCGCACACTCACTGGTCACAGATCCAATTGCATATCTGTTGACTTTCACCCTTTTGGAGAGTTCTTTGCATCTGGTTCCCTGGACACAAATCTTAAGATATGGGATATTAGAAAGAAGGGCTGTATTCACACATACAAGGGCCACACTCGAGGGGTCAATGCAATCAGATTTACCCCAGATGGTCGCTGGGTTGTATCCGGTGGAGAGGACAATACTGTTAAG CTGTGGGATTTGACTGCTGGAAAGCTATTGCACGATTTCAAGTGCCATGAGGGTCAGATTCAGTGCATAGATTTTCATCCCCACGAGTTTCTTCTTGCAACAG GTTCTGCTGACAGGACAGTAAAATTTTGGGATCTTGAAACCTTTGAGCTAATAGGTTCTGCTGGGCCAGAG ACAACTGGAGTGCGTTGTTTGACCTTTAATTCTGATGGGAGGACTCTACTCTGTGGATTGCATGAAAGTTTAAAA GTTTTCTCCTGGGAACCAATAGGATGCCCTGATTCTGTGGATGTGGGATGGTCCAAGTTGTCAGATCTCAATGTTCATGAAGGAAAGCTTCTTGGCTGCTCATACAATCAGAGTTGTGTAGGAGTGTGGGTTGTAGATTTAGTAAAGGAAACAAAATCTCTTGAAAGGTTGTCAGATTTTCAAAATTCAGATCACGGGaaggagttttctaaagaatcaAAGGTTTTGCCGA CGACGGGAAGTGCACCTGGTACTCCTCAAAGAGCGAGCTTAAACACTGGGTTGAAGGCAACCATTACCGGTCCAATAACAGTTCCTAGCACAGCAGCCCCAAAGAGGAGTTCTATGAAGGTCTATTCAGCTGTTAATGTTCCAGTCTTGAACAAGGCAGATGTAATTCCTGTAATTGTCCCCAGAACCAACTCAAGATCAGAGCAAGTTGCTGGCTccagaaaagaaattgatattGCCGCAAGGACAATGCCATTTTCTTTGCATTTGAAGACAACTGATTTCCGGAAATTTTCAAATAGCAGAGAGGACATGGACCAGCCAACTACCTCTATCCAGCCTGCTGAGACCACAGGTTGCAAGGCAACAGAACTGATCAGTGTCACTGATAGGAATATTTCTCCTGCAGTTAAAGGTTCGATTCATGGACTAACAACTGCTGAACAATCTTTTGGATCTGGAAACTATAAATCAGATTCAACATTGGAGCCACCCACTAGTTATCAGAAAGAAAACT GTGAGACTCGAGGACATAAAATAAACAGAGATGCACCCTCCATTGAAAGCCAGAAAGGAG GAAGAATGCGTTCACTTATGATAAACTGGGAGAAAAGGGGAAGCTCTCCTAGCTATGAGGGACCTACTTCTGGCATTTCTGCCGGGACATCATCTGTGGTGAATGTGCTCCCTCTTAATATG TTTAAACAGAGAGGACGTGCCCCATCCATCGAAAAGGAAATGGTTTCTGCTAGTGACGAGGATGTTATTGCAGACTTAATGGAACAGCATGATCAATTTGTCAGCTCTATGCAGTCTCGTTCTGCCAAGTTACAG GTTGTCCATAGATATTGGGAGAGAAATGATGTAAAGGGGGCCATTGGTGCAATGGAGAAGATGGCTGACCACGCC GTCCTTGCTGATGTAATCAGTATTGTGGCAGATAAAATTGACACTGTCACATTGGATATATGCACATGTCTCCTGCCTCTTCTTACTAACCTGCTTGAAAGTGACATGGATAG GCACTCAAGCATTTCACTGGACATGCTGCTGAAGCTGGTCAGGACATTTGGTTCAATGATCTATTCGACTCTATCAGCATCAACATCTGTTGGTGTGGATATTGAAGCAGAGCAAAG GTTGGAACGTTGCAATATCTGCTTTGTAGAGCTTGAGAAAGTCAAGCGTTGCCTGCTTACCCTTACAAG GAAAGGTGGTTCAGTTGCGAAGTACGCCCAGGAGCTAAATCTAGCTCTTCAAGAAGTATCATGA
- the LOC7468474 gene encoding katanin p80 WD40 repeat-containing subunit B1 homolog KTN80.3 isoform X3: MTTKRAYKLQEFVAHSSSVNCLKIGRKSSRVLVTGGEDHKVNLWAIGKPNAILSLSGHTSGIDSVSFDSSEVLVAAGAASGTVKLWDLEEAKIVRTLTGHRSNCISVDFHPFGEFFASGSLDTNLKIWDIRKKGCIHTYKGHTRGVNAIRFTPDGRWVVSGGEDNTVKLWDLTAGKLLHDFKCHEGQIQCIDFHPHEFLLATGSADRTVKFWDLETFELIGSAGPETTGVRCLTFNSDGRTLLCGLHESLKVFSWEPIGCPDSVDVGWSKLSDLNVHEGKLLGCSYNQSCVGVWVVDLVKETKSLERLSDFQNSDHGKEFSKESKVLPTTGSAPGTPQRASLNTGLKATITGPITVPSTAAPKRSSMKVYSAVNVPVLNKADVIPVIVPRTNSRSEQVAGSRKEIDIAARTMPFSLHLKTTDFRKFSNSREDMDQPTTSIQPAETTGCKATELISVTDRNISPAVKGSIHGLTTAEQSFGSGNYKSDSTLEPPTSYQKENCETRGHKINRDAPSIESQKGGRMRSLMINWEKRGSSPSYEGPTSGISAGTSSVVNVLPLNMRGRAPSIEKEMVSASDEDVIADLMEQHDQFVSSMQSRSAKLQVVHRYWERNDVKGAIGAMEKMADHAVLADVISIVADKIDTVTLDICTCLLPLLTNLLESDMDRHSSISLDMLLKLVRTFGSMIYSTLSASTSVGVDIEAEQRLERCNICFVELEKVKRCLLTLTRKGGSVAKYAQELNLALQEVS, from the exons ATGACTACTAAACGCGCCTACAAACTCC AGGAATTTGTGGCTCATTCTTCGAGTGTCAATTGCCTCAAGATTGGCAGGAAATCATCCAGGGTTCTTGTGACTGGAGGAGAAGATCACAAGGTTAATCTCTGGGCTATTGGTAAGCCCAATGCTATACTG AGTTTGTCCGGACATACAAGCGGGATTGATTCAGTAAGCTTTGATTCTTCAGAAGTCCTAGTAGCTGCTGGAGCTGCAAGCGGTACGGTCAAGCTTTGGGATTTAGAGGAGGCAAAAA TTGTTCGCACACTCACTGGTCACAGATCCAATTGCATATCTGTTGACTTTCACCCTTTTGGAGAGTTCTTTGCATCTGGTTCCCTGGACACAAATCTTAAGATATGGGATATTAGAAAGAAGGGCTGTATTCACACATACAAGGGCCACACTCGAGGGGTCAATGCAATCAGATTTACCCCAGATGGTCGCTGGGTTGTATCCGGTGGAGAGGACAATACTGTTAAG CTGTGGGATTTGACTGCTGGAAAGCTATTGCACGATTTCAAGTGCCATGAGGGTCAGATTCAGTGCATAGATTTTCATCCCCACGAGTTTCTTCTTGCAACAG GTTCTGCTGACAGGACAGTAAAATTTTGGGATCTTGAAACCTTTGAGCTAATAGGTTCTGCTGGGCCAGAG ACAACTGGAGTGCGTTGTTTGACCTTTAATTCTGATGGGAGGACTCTACTCTGTGGATTGCATGAAAGTTTAAAA GTTTTCTCCTGGGAACCAATAGGATGCCCTGATTCTGTGGATGTGGGATGGTCCAAGTTGTCAGATCTCAATGTTCATGAAGGAAAGCTTCTTGGCTGCTCATACAATCAGAGTTGTGTAGGAGTGTGGGTTGTAGATTTAGTAAAGGAAACAAAATCTCTTGAAAGGTTGTCAGATTTTCAAAATTCAGATCACGGGaaggagttttctaaagaatcaAAGGTTTTGCCGA CGACGGGAAGTGCACCTGGTACTCCTCAAAGAGCGAGCTTAAACACTGGGTTGAAGGCAACCATTACCGGTCCAATAACAGTTCCTAGCACAGCAGCCCCAAAGAGGAGTTCTATGAAGGTCTATTCAGCTGTTAATGTTCCAGTCTTGAACAAGGCAGATGTAATTCCTGTAATTGTCCCCAGAACCAACTCAAGATCAGAGCAAGTTGCTGGCTccagaaaagaaattgatattGCCGCAAGGACAATGCCATTTTCTTTGCATTTGAAGACAACTGATTTCCGGAAATTTTCAAATAGCAGAGAGGACATGGACCAGCCAACTACCTCTATCCAGCCTGCTGAGACCACAGGTTGCAAGGCAACAGAACTGATCAGTGTCACTGATAGGAATATTTCTCCTGCAGTTAAAGGTTCGATTCATGGACTAACAACTGCTGAACAATCTTTTGGATCTGGAAACTATAAATCAGATTCAACATTGGAGCCACCCACTAGTTATCAGAAAGAAAACT GTGAGACTCGAGGACATAAAATAAACAGAGATGCACCCTCCATTGAAAGCCAGAAAGGAG GAAGAATGCGTTCACTTATGATAAACTGGGAGAAAAGGGGAAGCTCTCCTAGCTATGAGGGACCTACTTCTGGCATTTCTGCCGGGACATCATCTGTGGTGAATGTGCTCCCTCTTAATATG AGAGGACGTGCCCCATCCATCGAAAAGGAAATGGTTTCTGCTAGTGACGAGGATGTTATTGCAGACTTAATGGAACAGCATGATCAATTTGTCAGCTCTATGCAGTCTCGTTCTGCCAAGTTACAG GTTGTCCATAGATATTGGGAGAGAAATGATGTAAAGGGGGCCATTGGTGCAATGGAGAAGATGGCTGACCACGCC GTCCTTGCTGATGTAATCAGTATTGTGGCAGATAAAATTGACACTGTCACATTGGATATATGCACATGTCTCCTGCCTCTTCTTACTAACCTGCTTGAAAGTGACATGGATAG GCACTCAAGCATTTCACTGGACATGCTGCTGAAGCTGGTCAGGACATTTGGTTCAATGATCTATTCGACTCTATCAGCATCAACATCTGTTGGTGTGGATATTGAAGCAGAGCAAAG GTTGGAACGTTGCAATATCTGCTTTGTAGAGCTTGAGAAAGTCAAGCGTTGCCTGCTTACCCTTACAAG GAAAGGTGGTTCAGTTGCGAAGTACGCCCAGGAGCTAAATCTAGCTCTTCAAGAAGTATCATGA